Proteins found in one Thermaerobacter subterraneus DSM 13965 genomic segment:
- a CDS encoding Nramp family divalent metal transporter, giving the protein MKAMAEGQWRPPAVAVMVAGEAAGTKVPGERSLPEVHGSIAIPRGHGRWAAVRKFLAYAGPGFLVAVGYMDPGNWATSLAAGSAYGYALLSVVLISSLMAMFLQALCARLGIATGLDLAQACRVRYPRRTSFLLWVLAELAIAATDLAEVVGTAIALNLLFGLPLLLGVILTALDVVLILFLQHRGFRYVEALVVSLIAIIMGSFFLNLLYASPALGPIVAGLIPTGRLVLEPEMLYLALGILGATVMPHNLYLHSSIVQTRAYGSDERDKREAIRYATADSTIALGIAFFVNAAILVLSAATFHTRGFTQVAEIQEAYRLLSPLLGVQAASLLFAVALLAAGQNSTLTGTLAGQVVMEGFLRLRLPAWLRRLITRLVAIVPAVLVTALAGPSATAQLLILSQVILSLQLPFAVIPLMQFTGDPRLMGPFVNTGWMKVLGWAIALTITGLNAFLLYQTVAGLLGGSGAPMAG; this is encoded by the coding sequence ATGAAGGCCATGGCCGAAGGCCAGTGGCGCCCGCCGGCCGTAGCGGTGATGGTGGCGGGGGAAGCCGCCGGCACCAAGGTGCCCGGCGAGCGGAGCCTGCCCGAGGTCCACGGCAGTATTGCCATCCCCCGTGGGCACGGGCGATGGGCGGCGGTTCGCAAGTTCCTTGCCTACGCCGGCCCGGGCTTCCTGGTGGCGGTCGGCTACATGGACCCGGGAAACTGGGCGACGTCCCTTGCCGCCGGTTCGGCTTACGGTTACGCTCTCCTCTCCGTGGTGCTGATATCCAGCCTCATGGCCATGTTTCTCCAAGCCCTTTGCGCCCGCCTGGGCATCGCCACCGGCCTTGACCTCGCCCAGGCCTGCCGCGTGCGCTACCCGCGGCGAACCAGCTTCCTGCTCTGGGTGCTGGCCGAGCTGGCCATTGCCGCCACGGACCTGGCCGAAGTAGTCGGCACGGCCATCGCCCTCAACCTGTTGTTCGGCCTCCCCCTGCTCCTCGGCGTGATCTTGACGGCTCTCGACGTGGTCCTGATCCTTTTCCTCCAACACCGCGGCTTCCGTTACGTGGAGGCGCTGGTGGTGTCGCTGATCGCCATCATCATGGGCAGTTTCTTCCTCAACCTGCTCTATGCTTCCCCGGCCCTGGGGCCCATCGTGGCGGGCCTCATCCCGACGGGGCGGCTCGTGCTGGAGCCGGAGATGCTCTACCTGGCGCTGGGTATCCTCGGCGCCACGGTGATGCCGCACAACCTGTACCTGCACTCGAGCATCGTTCAGACGCGCGCTTACGGCTCCGACGAGCGGGACAAGCGGGAGGCCATTCGCTACGCTACCGCGGACTCCACCATCGCCCTCGGTATCGCCTTCTTCGTCAACGCCGCGATCCTCGTGCTGTCCGCCGCCACCTTCCACACCCGCGGCTTCACACAGGTAGCGGAGATCCAGGAAGCCTACCGGCTGCTGAGCCCGTTGCTCGGGGTCCAGGCGGCAAGCCTCCTGTTCGCCGTGGCGCTCCTGGCCGCCGGCCAGAATTCCACGCTCACCGGCACGCTGGCCGGCCAGGTCGTGATGGAGGGATTCCTCCGCCTGCGCCTGCCGGCCTGGCTGCGGCGGCTGATCACGCGGCTGGTAGCCATCGTGCCCGCGGTCCTGGTGACGGCCCTCGCCGGCCCGTCCGCAACCGCGCAGCTGCTGATCCTCTCCCAGGTGATCCTGTCCCTGCAGCTCCCCTTCGCCGTGATCCCGCTGATGCAGTTCACCGGCGACCCGCGGCTCATGGGCCCCTTCGTCAACACCGGTTGGATGAAGGTCCTGGGCTGGGCCATCGCCTTGACGATCACGGGACTGAACGCGTTCCTCCTTTACCAGACGGTGGCGGGGCTCCTGGGTGGGTCCGGGGCGCCCATGGCGGGGTGA
- a CDS encoding heavy metal translocating P-type ATPase: MSTDTRREPLHSYVLEGIDCASCAQRIEDALRREPGLEDATVSFATGSVLLPPAQVERARQIIARVEPGVRLVTPRQDTGAAARDGTRQEGVFPHGTNPAPDAAVHPTGETVGRAAGKAVAPRSSGEERTGTTGQAERPAEEEEHHSTYRRLAAIGLATLAFLAATFLHPRVDGTPLALAVDAALLAVYLWVGHGVIGAALRNARRGQLFDENFLMTVATAGAIAIHELPEAVAVMLFYTVGEFFQDLAVQRSRRSIRALMDLRPDYAHVRRNGEILRVSPEAVAVGEEIVVRPGERIPLDGQVVEGSSFVDTSALTGESVPRRVEPGDEVMAGMVNTRGLLTVRVTRPFGESSVAKILRLVETAAARKAPTERFITTFSRYYTPAVVVAAAAIAVIPPLVVPGAEFGEWVRRALVLLVISCPCALVVSIPLGYFGGLGGASRRGVLVKGANYLDALTRLDTVVWDKTGTLTRGVFKVVEVTPYNGFSRGRVLELAAHAEAFSSHPIAASIAEAYGQSVDEARVSGYEEVAGHGVRARVDGQLVVAGNDRLLHREGIPHETCEAEGTVVYVGVDGALAGRIVIADEIKPEAAAAVRALRELGVRRQVMLTGDDRSVAEKVAATLDLDDVHANLLPEDKVAAVERLDAERRQEGRPGALAFVGDGINDAPVLTRADIGVAMGGLGSDAAIEAADVVIMDDSPARLATAVSVARATRRIVKQNIAFALGVKLIFVLLGAAGVASMWEAVFADVGVSLLAILNATRVLRAG, encoded by the coding sequence ATGAGCACGGACACACGGCGGGAGCCTCTGCACAGCTATGTCCTGGAGGGCATCGACTGCGCCAGCTGCGCGCAGCGGATCGAGGATGCCCTGCGCCGCGAGCCGGGGCTGGAAGACGCCACCGTCAGCTTCGCCACGGGGTCCGTCCTGCTTCCCCCGGCCCAGGTCGAGCGCGCCCGGCAGATCATCGCCCGCGTCGAACCCGGCGTCCGGCTCGTCACGCCGCGCCAAGACACGGGGGCTGCCGCCCGGGACGGGACTCGTCAGGAGGGCGTTTTTCCCCACGGGACGAACCCGGCGCCGGATGCGGCGGTACATCCCACGGGAGAAACCGTGGGAAGGGCCGCCGGGAAGGCGGTGGCGCCGCGTTCGTCCGGCGAGGAAAGGACGGGCACGACGGGCCAGGCAGAGCGGCCGGCTGAAGAAGAGGAACATCACTCCACCTACCGCCGCCTGGCGGCCATCGGCCTGGCCACTTTGGCGTTCCTGGCAGCCACCTTCCTCCACCCACGGGTGGATGGTACGCCCCTCGCCCTGGCGGTGGACGCCGCGCTACTGGCCGTTTACTTGTGGGTCGGGCACGGCGTGATCGGGGCCGCCCTTCGCAACGCCCGGCGCGGGCAGCTTTTCGACGAGAACTTCCTGATGACCGTGGCCACCGCGGGCGCCATCGCCATCCACGAGCTGCCCGAGGCAGTGGCGGTCATGCTGTTCTACACCGTCGGCGAGTTCTTCCAGGACCTGGCCGTGCAGCGCTCCCGGCGCTCCATCCGGGCACTCATGGACCTCCGGCCCGACTACGCCCACGTGCGGCGGAACGGTGAAATCCTCCGCGTATCGCCCGAGGCGGTGGCCGTGGGCGAGGAAATCGTGGTCCGGCCCGGGGAGCGCATCCCCCTGGACGGCCAAGTGGTCGAAGGATCGTCCTTCGTGGACACCTCCGCCCTCACGGGAGAATCGGTGCCCCGGCGGGTGGAACCCGGCGACGAAGTGATGGCGGGCATGGTCAACACCCGAGGCCTGCTCACCGTGCGGGTCACCCGGCCCTTCGGCGAGTCGTCGGTGGCCAAGATCCTGCGGCTGGTGGAGACGGCGGCCGCGCGCAAGGCACCTACGGAGCGTTTCATCACGACCTTCTCGCGTTACTACACGCCGGCAGTCGTTGTGGCCGCCGCGGCGATCGCGGTCATCCCCCCGCTGGTGGTGCCCGGGGCGGAGTTCGGCGAGTGGGTCCGGCGCGCGCTGGTCCTGCTGGTGATCTCGTGTCCCTGCGCGCTGGTGGTGTCGATCCCGCTGGGCTACTTCGGCGGCCTCGGCGGCGCCTCGCGGCGGGGCGTGCTAGTCAAGGGGGCCAACTACCTGGACGCCCTGACGCGCCTGGACACCGTCGTTTGGGACAAGACGGGCACGCTGACGCGGGGCGTCTTCAAGGTGGTAGAGGTCACCCCCTACAACGGGTTCTCCCGCGGCCGGGTCCTGGAGCTGGCCGCCCACGCCGAGGCCTTCTCCAGCCACCCCATCGCCGCCTCCATCGCCGAGGCGTACGGCCAGAGCGTGGACGAAGCGCGCGTGTCGGGCTACGAAGAGGTCGCGGGCCATGGCGTGCGCGCCCGTGTGGACGGGCAACTAGTCGTTGCCGGTAACGACCGGCTCCTGCACCGCGAGGGCATCCCTCACGAGACCTGCGAGGCCGAGGGCACGGTGGTCTACGTGGGAGTGGATGGCGCGCTGGCGGGGCGCATCGTCATCGCGGACGAGATCAAGCCCGAGGCGGCGGCGGCCGTGCGCGCGCTGCGCGAACTGGGCGTCCGGCGCCAGGTCATGCTGACGGGGGACGACCGGTCCGTCGCCGAGAAGGTGGCCGCAACGCTGGACCTGGACGATGTGCACGCCAACCTGCTCCCCGAGGATAAGGTGGCGGCCGTAGAGCGGCTGGACGCCGAGCGGCGCCAAGAGGGGCGGCCCGGCGCCCTCGCCTTCGTCGGGGACGGCATTAACGACGCACCGGTGCTGACCCGGGCGGACATCGGCGTCGCCATGGGCGGCCTCGGCTCGGACGCGGCCATCGAGGCGGCCGACGTAGTGATCATGGACGACAGCCCGGCCAGGCTGGCGACGGCCGTGTCCGTGGCCCGGGCCACGCGCCGCATCGTGAAGCAGAACATCGCCTTCGCCCTCGGGGTCAAGCTGATTTTCGTGCTCCTAGGGGCCGCGGGAGTGGCCTCCATGTGGGAAGCGGTATTTGCCGACGTCGGCGTCTCCCTGCTGGCCATCCTCAACGCCACCCGCGTTCTCCGCGCGGGATAG
- a CDS encoding FixH family protein codes for MCLQRTIALLLLVVMIVTLAGCRSKTEGTGRQGGPDVRLVLEPDPPVVGEARLVFIVSDRGQPVSNLQVSVEGNMTHAGMQPVFATAVETDPGRYVTQDFRFTMNGDWVLTVTLRSSEGSTFTRTFEVTVGE; via the coding sequence ATGTGCCTCCAGCGCACCATCGCATTGCTTCTCCTCGTGGTCATGATTGTAACCCTGGCTGGTTGTCGCTCCAAAACGGAGGGCACCGGTCGCCAAGGCGGTCCCGACGTCCGGCTGGTCCTGGAGCCCGATCCGCCCGTGGTGGGCGAGGCACGCCTTGTCTTCATCGTCAGCGACCGCGGGCAACCAGTATCAAATCTGCAGGTGTCGGTGGAGGGGAACATGACTCATGCCGGCATGCAGCCCGTTTTCGCCACTGCCGTTGAAACAGATCCGGGCCGGTATGTCACACAGGACTTCCGGTTCACGATGAACGGCGACTGGGTTCTGACGGTGACCTTGCGTTCCTCTGAGGGCTCGACGTTCACACGGACTTTCGAGGTGACCGTCGGTGAATGA
- a CDS encoding class I SAM-dependent methyltransferase has protein sequence MPVNTNFWNRIRYTIYSPFYDRIASFPQCRRRSIEILRPAEGERVLIIGAGSGLDIPYIPSSVHITAVDVTPAMVDRLRRRAQHLGRYVDARVMDGQALDFPSECFDAVILHLILAVIPDPFACIQEAARVLKPGGRAIVWDKFLPDHEEPSMARRLLNIFSHVAFSDINRKLGPLVNSTNLVIEHQELMPVAGLPYTIALLRKPQS, from the coding sequence TTGCCGGTCAACACAAATTTCTGGAATCGGATTCGCTACACTATTTACAGCCCCTTTTATGACCGGATTGCTTCGTTTCCCCAGTGCCGCCGCCGCTCGATAGAGATCCTACGCCCAGCCGAGGGAGAACGGGTGCTTATCATCGGAGCTGGAAGCGGCTTGGATATCCCGTACATTCCAAGCAGCGTGCATATTACCGCCGTTGATGTGACCCCTGCGATGGTGGATCGCCTGCGAAGGAGAGCGCAACACCTGGGCAGGTATGTGGACGCCAGGGTGATGGACGGGCAAGCGCTGGACTTTCCATCCGAGTGTTTTGATGCGGTGATCCTACACCTGATCCTGGCGGTGATTCCGGATCCGTTCGCCTGTATCCAAGAGGCTGCTCGCGTCTTGAAGCCAGGTGGGCGAGCCATTGTTTGGGACAAGTTCTTGCCCGATCATGAAGAGCCCTCTATGGCCAGGCGGTTACTCAACATCTTCAGCCATGTGGCCTTCTCCGACATTAACCGGAAGCTCGGACCTCTGGTGAATAGTACGAACCTCGTCATTGAGCACCAAGAATTGATGCCGGTAGCCGGACTTCCCTACACGATCGCGCTCCTCAGAAAACCGCAATCCTGA
- a CDS encoding RNA-guided endonuclease InsQ/TnpB family protein: MARRQKGSRGWQKARRRLAQIHARARNLRQDALHKLTHHLASTYGVVVVEQLHVAGMGKNRRLARALADAALAEIRRQLSYKCPWHGAVLVEAPPFDPSSKRCSRCGAVKPSLPLSQRVFRCEECGLVLDRDENAARNLAALAAAVAGSGPETESARGRDGRPAARQAIPEEAGSRHRRTAG; encoded by the coding sequence CTGGCCCGGCGCCAGAAGGGCAGCCGGGGGTGGCAAAAGGCCCGCCGCCGGCTGGCCCAGATCCATGCGCGAGCCCGGAACCTCCGCCAGGATGCCCTTCACAAGCTGACACACCACCTCGCGAGCACCTACGGCGTGGTGGTGGTTGAACAACTGCACGTGGCGGGCATGGGGAAGAACCGCCGGCTGGCGCGGGCGCTGGCCGATGCGGCCCTGGCGGAGATCCGCCGCCAGCTCAGCTACAAGTGTCCCTGGCACGGGGCGGTCCTGGTCGAAGCGCCGCCCTTCGATCCCAGCAGCAAGCGTTGCTCGCGGTGCGGTGCGGTCAAGCCGTCGCTGCCGCTTTCGCAGCGCGTTTTCCGCTGTGAGGAATGCGGGCTCGTGCTCGACCGGGACGAAAACGCAGCCCGCAATCTCGCGGCCCTGGCGGCCGCCGTCGCCGGGAGTGGCCCGGAGACGGAAAGCGCCCGTGGACGGGATGGAAGACCTGCCGCAAGGCAGGCGATCCCGGAGGAAGCGGGAAGCCGGCACCGGCGCACGGCCGGGTAA
- a CDS encoding ArsR/SmtB family transcription factor, whose translation MTASRQRARNDVCASFDPNGERVAALRERLVEVAGLSELFQALADETRTKILYLLASEELCVCDLAAILDLSLPAVSHHLRLLKTMRLVKYRREGKNVYYSLADEHVLRLIQVAQEHYEEER comes from the coding sequence GTGACAGCATCACGGCAGAGAGCCCGGAATGACGTGTGCGCGAGCTTCGACCCCAACGGCGAGCGCGTCGCCGCCCTGCGCGAGCGCCTCGTGGAAGTGGCGGGACTGTCGGAGTTGTTCCAGGCCCTGGCCGACGAGACGCGCACCAAGATCCTCTACCTGCTGGCGTCCGAGGAACTCTGCGTCTGCGACCTGGCGGCCATCCTCGACCTCTCCCTACCCGCCGTGTCCCACCACCTGCGCCTGCTCAAGACGATGCGGCTGGTCAAGTACCGGCGGGAGGGCAAGAACGTCTACTACTCCCTGGCCGACGAGCACGTCCTGCGGCTGATCCAGGTGGCCCAGGAGCACTACGAAGAAGAGCGCTAG
- a CDS encoding 4Fe-4S binding protein, which produces MHWRGLVVLALLIAGNVFCMACPFMLTRRLARRFFPHGRTWPRWLRNKWLAAGLLLAFFWAYEAWDLWASPWLTAWLAVGYFVASFVIDAVFAGAPFCKYVCPIGQFNFVNAIHSPFEVAVRDPDVCAACRTKDCIKGRDGIPGCELGLFQQAKAGNLDCTFCLDCVHACPYSNVGVLARVPAAELWMDTRRAGIGRLSLRPDLAWLVLALTAAAFVNAFGMVSPVYALQEWLASTVGLGADGPAWGIIFVTGMLVVPVLVVGGAAGMTRWLTGTREPLLRVATRYTYALAPMGFGMWLAHYLFHFLSGALTIVPVTQSFVLDVTGKPLLGSPAWQLAALLPRPWLLPLEIVLLTAGFTLSLVTVYFIALDQWSDRRAAARAALPWVALLLILMTAGLWLLQQPMDMRGTMM; this is translated from the coding sequence GTGCACTGGCGCGGCCTCGTCGTACTGGCGTTGCTGATCGCGGGCAACGTGTTCTGCATGGCGTGCCCCTTCATGTTGACACGCCGCCTGGCGCGCAGGTTCTTCCCCCACGGGCGGACCTGGCCGCGATGGCTGAGGAACAAGTGGCTAGCGGCGGGGCTGCTGTTGGCCTTCTTCTGGGCCTACGAGGCTTGGGACCTGTGGGCCAGCCCGTGGCTTACCGCCTGGCTGGCCGTGGGGTATTTCGTAGCCTCGTTCGTCATCGACGCGGTGTTCGCGGGGGCCCCTTTTTGCAAGTACGTCTGCCCCATCGGCCAGTTCAACTTTGTCAACGCCATCCATTCGCCCTTTGAGGTGGCGGTCCGCGATCCTGATGTTTGTGCTGCGTGCCGAACGAAAGATTGCATCAAGGGTCGTGACGGCATTCCGGGGTGCGAGTTGGGACTGTTCCAGCAGGCCAAAGCGGGCAACCTGGACTGCACGTTCTGCCTGGACTGCGTGCATGCGTGCCCGTATAGCAACGTGGGCGTGTTGGCCCGGGTGCCGGCGGCAGAACTGTGGATGGATACCCGGCGGGCAGGGATCGGCCGGCTCAGCCTTCGCCCCGACCTGGCCTGGCTGGTCCTGGCCTTGACGGCCGCCGCGTTTGTCAACGCCTTCGGGATGGTATCGCCCGTGTACGCGCTGCAGGAGTGGCTAGCGAGCACCGTCGGCCTTGGGGCGGATGGCCCGGCGTGGGGCATCATCTTCGTCACGGGCATGCTGGTGGTACCGGTGCTCGTGGTGGGGGGTGCGGCGGGGATGACCCGCTGGCTCACGGGAACCCGGGAACCACTGCTACGGGTAGCGACGCGGTACACCTACGCCCTGGCGCCCATGGGATTCGGCATGTGGCTGGCCCACTACCTGTTCCACTTCTTGAGCGGCGCGCTGACCATCGTACCGGTGACCCAGTCTTTCGTGCTCGACGTGACGGGAAAGCCCCTCCTGGGCTCGCCCGCGTGGCAGCTGGCCGCCCTCCTGCCACGTCCATGGCTGTTGCCGCTGGAAATCGTGTTACTTACCGCGGGTTTCACATTGTCTCTGGTCACCGTCTATTTCATCGCCCTGGACCAGTGGAGCGACCGGCGGGCGGCGGCACGGGCCGCCCTGCCGTGGGTAGCGCTCTTGCTGATCCTCATGACCGCCGGACTCTGGCTGCTGCAGCAACCGATGGACATGCGGGGCACCATGATGTGA
- a CDS encoding FdhF/YdeP family oxidoreductase has product MAAELEPASGAAGQEPQQRPGAGKGRRRRFDRRNWAGLNRRNWAGLMPYGVGQQRPNHYLEILKTIWENRDQLGYAWRILRDGCCDGCSLGTSGMRDWTIDGIHLCTIRLKMLRLNTMPAVDPRVLEDPAALRRLTSRQLRQLGRLPYPMVWRKGEPGYRRVSWDEALDLIAGRIRRTIERDPDRLYFYMTSRGMPNEAYFAFQKVARFLGTNNIDNAARICHAPSTSALAKTIGYGATTVSYKDWIGCDLIVLVGTNLANNQPVTTKYLYEAKKAGTRVAVVNPYREEGLERYWVPSSVESALFGTRIMDEFFQINQGGDVAFFNGALKHLVETGRLDHAFIREHTAGFDELAAFLRELSWEELERSAGTTAAEMRRFAELYAGAGTSITVWSMGVTQHRHGTHNVLAISNLALALGRIGKPHCGLMPIRGHSGVQGGAEMGAVPNSYGMGRPVGDPATMEAMKAIWGFDVPARPGLTATAAIDAMYRGEIDVLYSAGGNFLETLPDPAYVRAALERVPVRVFQDIVINPMMLLDPAQVNVILPGATRYETPGGVTQTTTERRVIFSPEIPGRRIGEAWPEWEIPVRIAERVDPARAHLIRYENPQQIREDIARTVPLYDGIQRLRQKGDQFQWGGPLLCAGNRFNTPDGKAHFVLAPLPEQDVPEGRFRVGTRRGKQFNSMVWDEVDPLTGARRDQVFMAREDAERLGLKDGDPVLLRSDHGEFRGRVRISRIRPGNLQVHWPEGNVLIPTGVCDPYCGEPDYNAICELVPLRQGDAAAPAAGTPAAP; this is encoded by the coding sequence ATGGCGGCGGAGCTTGAGCCTGCCTCCGGTGCAGCCGGCCAGGAGCCCCAGCAGCGGCCGGGCGCCGGCAAGGGACGGCGCCGCCGGTTCGACCGCAGGAACTGGGCCGGGCTTAACCGCAGGAACTGGGCCGGGCTTATGCCCTACGGCGTGGGCCAGCAGCGGCCCAATCACTACCTGGAGATCCTCAAGACCATCTGGGAGAACCGCGACCAGCTGGGCTACGCCTGGCGGATCCTGCGGGACGGCTGCTGCGACGGCTGCTCCCTGGGCACCAGCGGCATGCGGGACTGGACCATCGACGGGATCCACCTGTGCACCATCCGGCTCAAGATGCTGCGCCTGAACACCATGCCGGCGGTAGACCCGCGGGTGCTGGAAGACCCGGCCGCCCTGCGCCGCTTGACCAGCCGCCAGCTGCGGCAACTGGGACGGCTGCCGTACCCCATGGTCTGGCGCAAGGGCGAGCCGGGGTACCGGCGGGTCTCCTGGGATGAGGCCCTGGATCTGATCGCCGGCCGCATCCGGCGCACCATCGAACGCGACCCCGACCGGCTCTACTTCTACATGACCTCCCGCGGCATGCCCAACGAGGCCTATTTCGCGTTCCAGAAGGTGGCCCGGTTCCTCGGAACCAACAACATCGACAACGCCGCCCGCATCTGCCACGCGCCCAGCACCTCGGCCCTGGCCAAGACCATCGGCTACGGCGCCACCACCGTCTCGTACAAGGACTGGATCGGTTGCGACCTGATCGTGCTGGTGGGGACGAACCTGGCCAACAACCAGCCCGTGACCACCAAGTACCTCTACGAAGCCAAGAAGGCGGGGACCCGGGTGGCCGTGGTCAACCCCTACCGCGAGGAGGGGCTGGAGCGCTACTGGGTTCCCTCCAGCGTGGAGAGCGCCCTCTTCGGCACCCGCATCATGGACGAGTTCTTCCAGATCAACCAGGGCGGGGACGTGGCCTTCTTCAACGGGGCGCTCAAGCACCTGGTCGAGACGGGCCGCCTCGATCATGCCTTCATCCGGGAGCACACCGCGGGCTTCGACGAGCTGGCGGCCTTCCTGCGGGAACTGTCCTGGGAGGAACTGGAGCGGTCGGCAGGCACGACGGCGGCGGAGATGCGCCGCTTTGCCGAACTCTACGCAGGGGCCGGTACCTCCATCACCGTCTGGAGCATGGGCGTTACCCAGCACCGCCACGGCACCCACAACGTGCTGGCCATCTCCAACCTGGCCCTGGCCCTGGGCCGGATCGGCAAGCCCCACTGCGGCCTGATGCCCATCCGCGGGCACTCTGGAGTCCAGGGCGGGGCGGAGATGGGTGCCGTGCCCAACAGCTACGGCATGGGCCGGCCCGTGGGCGATCCGGCCACCATGGAGGCGATGAAGGCCATCTGGGGCTTCGATGTGCCGGCCCGGCCGGGGCTGACGGCCACGGCCGCCATCGACGCCATGTACCGCGGGGAGATCGACGTGCTCTACTCGGCGGGCGGCAACTTCCTCGAGACGCTGCCTGACCCCGCCTACGTCCGGGCGGCCCTGGAGCGGGTGCCGGTGCGGGTCTTCCAGGACATCGTGATCAACCCCATGATGCTCCTGGACCCGGCCCAGGTGAACGTGATCCTGCCCGGGGCGACCCGCTACGAGACGCCGGGGGGCGTCACCCAGACCACCACCGAGCGGCGGGTGATCTTCAGCCCGGAGATCCCCGGGCGCCGCATCGGCGAAGCCTGGCCCGAGTGGGAGATCCCCGTCCGCATCGCCGAGCGGGTCGATCCGGCGCGAGCGCACCTCATTCGTTACGAAAACCCCCAGCAGATCCGCGAGGACATCGCCCGCACGGTGCCCCTGTACGACGGCATCCAGCGCCTGCGGCAAAAGGGCGACCAGTTCCAGTGGGGCGGACCCCTGCTCTGCGCGGGGAACCGGTTCAACACCCCGGACGGCAAGGCCCACTTCGTGCTGGCGCCGCTGCCCGAGCAGGACGTACCCGAGGGCCGGTTCCGCGTCGGCACCCGCCGGGGCAAGCAGTTCAACAGCATGGTGTGGGACGAGGTGGACCCGCTCACGGGTGCCCGCCGCGACCAGGTGTTCATGGCCCGGGAAGACGCTGAGCGCCTGGGGCTGAAGGACGGGGATCCGGTCCTGCTGCGTTCGGATCACGGCGAGTTCCGCGGGCGGGTGCGCATCAGCCGCATCCGGCCCGGCAACCTGCAGGTTCACTGGCCCGAGGGGAATGTGCTGATCCCCACGGGTGTCTGCGACCCGTACTGCGGGGAGCCGGATTACAACGCCATCTGCGAGCTGGTGCCGCTGCGCCAGGGGGATGCGGCGGCACCGGCGGCAGGAACGCCGGCGGCACCATGA
- the ltrA gene encoding group II intron reverse transcriptase/maturase — MEQVVARENMWAALRRVEQNRGAPGVDGMTVEQLRGFLREQWSQVRAQLLAGTYKPQPVRRVEIPKPGGGTRLLGIPTVLDRLIQQALLQVLTPIFDPDFSEHSYGFRPGRSAHQAVEAARRHVEEGYTWVVDLDIEKFFDRVHHDVLMARVMRKVADKRVRMLIRRYLQAGVMVGGVKVRTEEGTPQGGPLSPLLANILLDELDKELERRGHRFVRYADDCNIYVRSERAGHRVMAGVRRFLEKRLRLKINEQKSAVDRPWRRKFLGFSMYRGREGIRLRVAPQTVQRLKDRIRGLTSRTWPVSMPERIRRINAYLRGWLAYFRIADMAVLLRNVEGWLRRRLQACLWKQWKRPRTRLRELRALGHPEWRVRQWALSRRGYWAMAGGPLNSALGKPYWLAQGLLSLTQCYHELRRA; from the coding sequence ATGGAGCAGGTGGTGGCCCGGGAGAACATGTGGGCCGCCCTGCGACGGGTGGAGCAGAACCGGGGCGCACCGGGCGTCGACGGCATGACCGTCGAGCAGTTGCGCGGTTTTCTGCGGGAGCAGTGGTCGCAGGTGCGTGCCCAACTGCTGGCGGGAACCTACAAGCCGCAGCCGGTCCGCCGGGTGGAGATTCCCAAGCCCGGGGGCGGCACGCGCTTGTTGGGCATCCCGACCGTCCTGGACCGCCTGATCCAGCAGGCTTTGCTGCAAGTGCTGACGCCGATCTTCGACCCCGATTTTTCGGAGCACAGCTACGGCTTTCGGCCGGGGCGCTCCGCCCATCAGGCGGTCGAAGCCGCGCGCCGGCACGTCGAGGAAGGCTACACCTGGGTGGTGGACCTGGATATCGAGAAGTTCTTCGACCGGGTCCACCACGACGTCCTCATGGCCCGGGTGATGCGGAAGGTCGCGGACAAGCGCGTCCGGATGCTCATCCGCCGCTACCTGCAGGCCGGCGTGATGGTCGGCGGGGTGAAGGTGCGGACGGAGGAAGGTACGCCCCAAGGCGGCCCCCTGAGCCCGCTTTTGGCCAACATCCTGCTGGACGAGCTGGACAAGGAGCTGGAGCGGCGGGGACACCGCTTCGTCCGTTACGCGGACGACTGCAACATCTACGTTCGCTCGGAACGGGCGGGGCACCGGGTCATGGCGGGAGTGCGACGCTTCCTCGAAAAGCGGCTGAGGCTCAAGATCAACGAACAAAAGAGCGCGGTGGACCGGCCCTGGCGACGCAAGTTCCTCGGCTTCAGCATGTACCGCGGCCGGGAAGGCATCCGCCTGCGCGTGGCCCCGCAAACGGTGCAGCGGCTCAAAGACCGCATCCGCGGCCTGACGAGCCGGACCTGGCCGGTTTCCATGCCCGAGCGCATCCGCCGGATCAATGCCTATCTGCGGGGCTGGCTCGCTTACTTCCGCATCGCGGACATGGCGGTCCTGCTCCGCAACGTGGAAGGTTGGCTCCGGCGACGCTTGCAGGCGTGCCTTTGGAAGCAGTGGAAACGGCCGCGTACCCGGTTGCGGGAACTGCGAGCCCTGGGCCACCCCGAGTGGCGGGTCCGGCAGTGGGCCCTGTCACGACGCGGGTACTGGGCCATGGCCGGTGGCCCGCTCAACAGCGCCCTGGGCAAGCCGTACTGGCTCGCCCAGGGGCTGCTGAGCCTCACTCAATGCTACCACGAACTTCGCCGTGCTTGA